A stretch of the Actinoalloteichus fjordicus genome encodes the following:
- a CDS encoding tripartite tricarboxylate transporter TctB family protein, translated as MNRTAADFLRRRTGLIIPLLLLIIGIVLGVGTVTMDVPANTASPGPQLFPVIIAIACVVFAVLLTIDVLRRPEPAQVSEPTQAADVPPVAHAVHADDDAAVDTADEEPTRVRSNHRALAGAVATVVVFIILLNPLGWLLSGALLFWGIARALGSRRVVFDIFLSLAISSIVQLAFSAGLGLNLPPGILAGVL; from the coding sequence GTGAATCGGACCGCCGCAGACTTCCTGCGCCGCCGCACCGGGCTGATCATCCCGCTGCTGCTGCTGATCATCGGCATCGTGCTCGGCGTCGGTACGGTCACCATGGACGTGCCGGCCAACACCGCATCGCCGGGTCCGCAGCTGTTCCCGGTGATCATCGCGATCGCCTGCGTGGTGTTCGCCGTCCTGCTCACGATCGACGTCCTGCGCCGTCCCGAACCCGCGCAGGTCTCCGAGCCGACGCAGGCCGCCGACGTCCCGCCGGTCGCGCACGCCGTGCACGCCGACGATGACGCCGCCGTGGACACGGCGGACGAGGAGCCGACTCGGGTGCGGAGCAACCACCGCGCCCTGGCCGGTGCCGTCGCGACCGTCGTCGTCTTCATCATCCTGCTGAACCCGCTGGGCTGGCTGCTCTCGGGCGCGCTGCTGTTCTGGGGCATCGCCCGGGCGCTGGGCAGCCGCCGCGTGGTGTTCGACATCTTCCTCTCGCTGGCGATCTCCTCGATCGTCCAGCTCGCCTTCTCCGCAGGCCTCGGCCTCAATCTGCCCCCCGGCATCCTGGCGGGAGTTCTCTGA
- a CDS encoding Bug family tripartite tricarboxylate transporter substrate binding protein has protein sequence MPSRRQALSVLGVVSTLVLTGFAAVDASQSTSGATPRSNLRVMAPAAPGGGWDLASREFQQALRGGAVVNNVQVINVPGAGGTIGLSQFVEIGADPTQLMMTGTVMEGAINVNGSSVDLLDTTPIARLAEDYEVIVVPADSPYETLEDFLEVWRENPQGHAVGGGGLGGTDHLLTGLVAREADVDPEQVNYVAYAGGGEVLTALLSRTVEIGVSGYNDFRDQIEAGNVRALAVSAEEPVEGIDTPTFIEQGIDVALPNWRGLVAPPGITDEQRRELIAVVDEAVQTQEWADALDRNKWEDSFLSGEDFTEFIREDQARVDAIIEELGL, from the coding sequence ATGCCGAGCAGACGCCAGGCTCTCTCGGTCCTCGGGGTGGTCAGCACCCTCGTGCTGACCGGATTCGCCGCCGTCGACGCGAGCCAGTCGACCTCCGGGGCGACGCCGAGGTCGAACCTCCGGGTCATGGCACCCGCAGCTCCCGGCGGCGGTTGGGACCTCGCCTCCCGCGAGTTCCAACAGGCCCTGCGCGGCGGCGCCGTCGTCAACAACGTCCAGGTCATCAACGTGCCGGGCGCGGGAGGGACCATCGGTCTCTCGCAGTTCGTCGAAATCGGCGCCGACCCGACGCAGCTGATGATGACCGGCACCGTGATGGAAGGTGCCATCAACGTCAACGGGTCCTCGGTCGACCTGCTGGACACCACGCCGATCGCCCGCCTCGCCGAGGACTACGAGGTGATCGTCGTCCCGGCCGACTCGCCGTACGAGACTCTCGAAGACTTCCTCGAGGTATGGCGCGAGAACCCGCAAGGTCACGCGGTCGGCGGCGGCGGACTCGGCGGCACCGACCACCTGTTGACCGGGCTCGTCGCCCGCGAGGCGGACGTCGACCCCGAGCAGGTCAATTACGTGGCCTACGCGGGCGGCGGCGAGGTGCTCACCGCCCTGCTGTCGCGGACCGTCGAGATCGGGGTCAGCGGCTACAACGACTTCCGCGACCAGATCGAGGCGGGCAACGTCCGGGCGCTCGCCGTGTCGGCGGAGGAGCCGGTCGAGGGGATCGACACCCCGACCTTCATCGAACAGGGCATCGACGTCGCTCTCCCCAACTGGCGCGGCCTGGTCGCCCCGCCCGGCATCACCGACGAACAGCGTCGGGAGCTCATCGCGGTCGTCGACGAGGCCGTCCAGACCCAGGAGTGGGCCGACGCGCTGGACCGGAACAAGTGGGAGGACAGCTTCCTCTCCGGTGAGGACTTCACCGAGTTCATCCGCGAGGACCAGGCCAGGGTCGATGCGATCATCGAGGAGCTGGGACTGTGA
- a CDS encoding IclR family transcriptional regulator, with amino-acid sequence MRSGGADAPEGDGGGIRAVSRAFRVLGAFSVDRMSLGVAEIVRETGLPRTTVLRLVETLQAEGMLEFGADGQVRVGTRMIGLAAFADAAWTLPAASLVRMRELAAATGETVSLYVRRGLHRVVVGQAPSPNMLRHVVQTGDELPMWGGSAALVLFGLEPPAERDELIERTARSPESQSDADTIRRGVESALANGWSISHGRREPGNTGLAVPIPADPAAGADAPARRAVLALGGPTIRFTEDKIPGFVAAVRACAEDIARTGLPPALH; translated from the coding sequence ATGAGGTCCGGTGGAGCCGACGCTCCGGAGGGCGACGGCGGCGGCATTCGCGCCGTCAGCCGGGCGTTTCGGGTGCTGGGGGCGTTCTCGGTCGACCGGATGTCGCTCGGCGTCGCCGAGATCGTCCGTGAGACCGGCCTGCCGAGGACCACCGTGCTGCGGCTGGTCGAGACCCTGCAGGCCGAGGGCATGCTGGAGTTCGGTGCCGACGGGCAGGTCAGGGTGGGCACCCGCATGATCGGCCTGGCCGCCTTCGCCGATGCCGCGTGGACGCTGCCTGCGGCGAGCCTCGTGCGGATGCGGGAGCTGGCCGCCGCGACCGGCGAGACGGTGAGCCTCTACGTGCGCCGGGGCCTGCACAGAGTGGTGGTCGGCCAGGCACCCAGTCCGAACATGCTGCGTCACGTCGTGCAGACGGGCGACGAACTGCCGATGTGGGGCGGCTCCGCAGCCCTGGTCCTGTTCGGCCTCGAGCCGCCTGCCGAGCGTGACGAGCTGATCGAGCGGACGGCCCGGTCACCGGAGTCGCAGAGCGATGCCGACACCATCCGGCGCGGCGTCGAGTCGGCCCTCGCGAACGGCTGGAGCATCTCGCACGGGCGGCGCGAGCCGGGCAACACCGGACTCGCGGTGCCGATTCCCGCCGATCCGGCCGCAGGCGCCGACGCACCCGCCCGACGGGCGGTGCTCGCCCTCGGCGGACCCACCATCCGGTTCACCGAGGACAAGATCCCCGGTTTCGTGGCCGCGGTCCGCGCCTGCGCCGAGGACATCGCCCGCACCGGACTGCCGCCCGCCCTGCACTGA
- a CDS encoding RraA family protein, translating into MNSINGYPSPADLPVATLSDAMERFGVAHGIRPLWPGAALSGPAFTVWTRPGDNKGLHAAFETIRRGEILIVNGGGDETRALIGELVVQKARALEIGGIVLDGAARDVTELAELGVPVFARAVTPAGPWKTGPYRIGGTIAVGGVPVRPGDWVVGDDDGVAIVPAEQRADVVRIARELIEGEAQRRTANQGLVPRG; encoded by the coding sequence GTGAACTCGATCAACGGCTATCCGTCCCCGGCCGACCTGCCGGTCGCCACCCTGTCCGACGCCATGGAACGGTTCGGGGTCGCCCACGGCATCCGGCCGTTGTGGCCCGGCGCGGCGCTGTCCGGACCCGCCTTCACCGTGTGGACCCGCCCCGGCGACAACAAGGGTCTGCACGCCGCGTTCGAGACCATCCGGCGCGGCGAGATCCTGATCGTCAACGGCGGCGGCGACGAGACACGGGCGCTGATCGGCGAACTGGTGGTGCAGAAGGCGCGGGCGCTGGAGATCGGGGGCATCGTCCTGGACGGCGCGGCCCGCGACGTGACCGAGCTTGCCGAGTTGGGCGTGCCGGTCTTCGCGCGGGCGGTCACCCCGGCCGGACCCTGGAAGACCGGGCCGTACCGGATCGGCGGGACCATCGCCGTCGGCGGCGTGCCGGTCCGACCCGGCGACTGGGTGGTCGGCGACGACGACGGTGTCGCGATCGTGCCCGCAGAGCAGCGTGCCGACGTCGTGCGGATCGCGCGGGAGCTGATCGAGGGCGAGGCGCAGCGACGCACCGCGAACCAGGGACTCGTGCCCCGTGGCTGA
- a CDS encoding NAD(P)-dependent oxidoreductase, which yields MAESPIVWIPRPVHDDALVLLREHADVRLGYGEEATTFEEIADRVVGILLRTARVDGEMMRRAPALSIVARHGVGLDTVDLVTAGQRGITVTTTPTANTRSVAEHTIALLLAVRRGIGIAVRGEGDVRASIQGRELAGSTLGLIGFGRIAASVAHIARHGFGMRVLAFDPMRSAEDIAADGAEPATLAELLAASDAVSLHVPLTPETRSLIGLDELLAMPKGGVVLNTSRGGTLDEAALLTALRRGHLAGAGLDVTVVEPLPADHPLRQEPTVIITPHVGAQTAEAMRRMATDAANRIIEHLS from the coding sequence GTGGCTGAGTCGCCGATCGTCTGGATTCCCCGGCCCGTCCACGATGACGCGCTGGTACTGCTGCGGGAGCACGCCGACGTCCGCCTCGGTTACGGCGAGGAGGCGACGACGTTCGAGGAGATCGCGGACCGCGTCGTCGGAATCCTGCTCCGCACGGCGCGTGTCGACGGCGAGATGATGCGCCGAGCGCCCGCGTTGAGCATCGTCGCCCGCCACGGCGTCGGCCTCGACACGGTGGACCTCGTGACGGCCGGGCAGCGGGGGATCACGGTCACCACCACGCCGACCGCCAACACCCGATCCGTCGCCGAGCACACCATCGCGCTGCTGCTCGCCGTACGGCGGGGCATCGGGATCGCCGTCCGAGGCGAGGGCGACGTCCGAGCCTCGATCCAGGGGCGCGAGCTGGCAGGCTCGACGCTGGGCCTGATCGGCTTCGGGCGTATCGCGGCGAGCGTCGCGCACATCGCCCGCCACGGGTTCGGGATGCGGGTGCTCGCCTTCGACCCGATGCGCTCGGCGGAGGACATCGCGGCGGACGGTGCCGAGCCCGCGACGCTGGCGGAGCTGCTCGCCGCCTCCGATGCGGTGAGCCTGCACGTGCCGCTCACCCCCGAGACCCGCTCGCTGATCGGCCTCGACGAGCTGCTGGCCATGCCGAAGGGCGGCGTGGTGCTCAATACCTCGCGGGGCGGCACCCTCGACGAGGCGGCGCTGCTCACCGCGCTGCGACGGGGCCATCTGGCGGGTGCGGGCCTCGATGTCACGGTGGTCGAGCCGCTTCCGGCGGATCACCCGTTGCGGCAGGAGCCGACGGTGATCATCACGCCGCACGTCGGAGCGCAGACGGCCGAGGCGATGCGCCGGATGGCCACCGATGCCGCGAATCGGATCATCGAACACCTGTCGTGA
- a CDS encoding serine/threonine-protein kinase has translation MTQQAASGRLIGGRFRLVADLGSGGFGRVWQARDEVLHTDVAIKELRLPREVTAAEHTERAARAAREARNAARLRDHPNIVAVHDVVLEDDIPWIVMRLVDGSSLEEHLVRHGPLSVEDTANVATALLRALRAAHQAGIVHRDVKPGNVMITTEGEVLLADFGISVHHTDTALTATGAFLGSSEYLAPERWHGKEATAASDLFSLGVTLYQAVEGISPFRRDTPAATLTAVLFGEIPPPRLAGRLTPLLTRLMSKEPDERPSIAEALAVVDPSSADGRPGESGAAPRTARHTRVLTKVEQAARKKEAAEEQPAAAERPAAADGRPAAEQPSTGTPADQGHSGRSTPRVAKQQRWQGTGYVVLMTFVVLAGAYSLLVRYPEVFIYAWDFISNTAVADSQRAGFLLMIPIVWICYRTARFGSRIAETVPEGGGATVTTIVRIIGFAAGGTAAFCAISGAAFLIGIAFSALAYLVIVLIAAGWEREAKHSR, from the coding sequence GTGACGCAGCAGGCGGCCTCCGGCCGATTGATCGGCGGGCGGTTTCGGCTGGTCGCCGATCTCGGTTCCGGCGGGTTCGGCCGGGTGTGGCAGGCGCGCGACGAGGTCTTGCACACGGATGTGGCGATCAAGGAGCTGCGGCTCCCTCGAGAGGTCACCGCCGCCGAACACACCGAACGTGCGGCCCGGGCCGCACGCGAGGCTCGCAACGCCGCCCGATTACGCGACCACCCCAACATCGTCGCCGTGCACGATGTCGTCCTCGAAGACGACATCCCGTGGATCGTCATGCGACTGGTCGACGGCAGCTCGTTGGAGGAACATCTCGTCCGGCATGGGCCGCTGTCGGTGGAGGACACCGCGAACGTCGCGACTGCGCTGCTTCGGGCGCTGCGGGCGGCCCATCAGGCGGGCATCGTGCACCGCGACGTCAAACCGGGCAACGTGATGATCACGACCGAGGGCGAGGTCCTGCTCGCCGACTTCGGGATCTCGGTCCACCACACCGACACGGCGTTGACGGCTACCGGAGCATTCCTCGGCTCCTCGGAGTACCTGGCCCCGGAACGGTGGCACGGCAAGGAGGCGACGGCGGCCAGCGATCTGTTCTCGCTCGGGGTGACGCTGTACCAGGCCGTCGAGGGCATCTCCCCCTTTCGCCGCGACACACCGGCCGCCACGCTGACGGCCGTCCTGTTCGGCGAGATTCCGCCGCCCCGGCTGGCAGGCAGGCTCACGCCGCTGCTGACTCGGCTGATGAGCAAGGAGCCCGACGAACGACCGTCGATCGCCGAGGCGCTGGCCGTCGTCGACCCGTCTTCCGCCGACGGGCGGCCCGGCGAGTCCGGCGCCGCGCCGAGGACCGCTCGTCACACCCGAGTCCTCACGAAGGTGGAGCAAGCGGCGCGGAAGAAGGAGGCCGCCGAGGAGCAGCCCGCAGCGGCCGAACGGCCTGCGGCAGCAGACGGGCGGCCCGCTGCCGAACAGCCCTCGACAGGCACGCCTGCCGACCAGGGGCACTCGGGGCGGTCGACGCCGCGCGTGGCGAAGCAGCAGCGATGGCAGGGCACGGGCTACGTCGTGCTCATGACGTTCGTCGTCCTCGCAGGCGCCTACAGCCTCCTCGTCCGCTACCCGGAGGTCTTCATCTATGCCTGGGACTTCATCTCGAACACGGCTGTGGCCGACAGTCAGCGTGCAGGGTTCCTGCTCATGATCCCCATCGTGTGGATCTGTTATCGCACCGCCCGGTTCGGCTCCCGCATCGCCGAGACCGTGCCGGAGGGAGGCGGGGCGACGGTGACCACCATCGTCCGCATCATCGGCTTCGCCGCAGGGGGCACCGCCGCGTTCTGCGCGATCTCCGGCGCGGCGTTCCTGATCGGCATCGCCTTCTCGGCCCTCGCCTATCTCGTGATCGTCCTCATCGCGGCAGGCTGGGAACGGGAGGCGAAGCACTCACGCTGA
- a CDS encoding YbaB/EbfC family nucleoid-associated protein, producing the protein MSSPSERRAELEGRMATLKEQAAVLTEQLASQTEQLQAAQEQASAARGAATSPDGLVSITVDATGGMAELRLAPTAFARSTPERLARSISDTFAAAKAGAQAQVSGAFGSLAQAPVVDLGDVVEGMPSLRSLFETATRPLQPPEEQPGQGAPAPTDRSGPPPGGFRTPGPPNAAPPPGFAPHSPPHHGPPHAPPPGPFGQPAPPPGHGPAPGRPQPPGEPPRSAPRRRPADDEPDDDDGGGSIFQRGNW; encoded by the coding sequence ATGTCTAGTCCGTCGGAGCGACGAGCCGAGCTGGAAGGACGGATGGCGACGCTCAAGGAACAGGCCGCCGTCCTGACCGAGCAGCTCGCCAGTCAGACCGAACAGTTGCAGGCCGCGCAGGAGCAGGCCTCGGCGGCGCGCGGGGCCGCGACCTCGCCGGACGGGCTCGTCAGCATCACGGTCGACGCGACGGGCGGGATGGCGGAGCTGCGACTCGCGCCGACCGCCTTCGCCCGCAGCACTCCTGAGCGGCTCGCCCGCTCCATCTCGGACACCTTCGCCGCCGCCAAGGCCGGAGCCCAGGCCCAGGTCAGCGGCGCATTTGGCAGTCTCGCGCAGGCACCGGTGGTGGACCTGGGCGACGTGGTCGAGGGCATGCCGTCGCTGCGCAGCCTGTTCGAGACGGCGACTCGACCACTGCAGCCTCCCGAGGAACAGCCCGGCCAGGGCGCCCCGGCACCGACGGACCGGTCGGGGCCGCCGCCTGGTGGCTTTCGGACTCCGGGGCCGCCGAACGCGGCGCCGCCGCCGGGATTCGCGCCGCACAGCCCGCCGCACCACGGCCCGCCGCACGCTCCGCCGCCCGGGCCCTTCGGCCAGCCCGCTCCGCCGCCCGGCCACGGGCCCGCCCCCGGTCGGCCGCAGCCGCCCGGCGAACCGCCCCGGTCGGCACCGCGACGGCGGCCTGCGGACGACGAGCCCGATGACGACGACGGCGGCGGCTCCATCTTTCAGAGGGGGAACTGGTGA
- a CDS encoding WXG100 family type VII secretion target gives MSDGYRADTTALRSASPQFSSAADQLRDALERLEASMSAATGAWGGDESGTAFGEAYVPAATEGTNAFTTFAEGLDDIKVNLDASAEQWDADDLAAEQAFSRQAEGLGY, from the coding sequence GTGAGTGACGGATACCGAGCGGATACGACGGCGCTGCGATCGGCGTCTCCGCAGTTCTCCTCGGCTGCGGACCAGCTCCGCGACGCGTTGGAGCGGCTGGAGGCGAGCATGTCCGCCGCCACGGGCGCGTGGGGCGGCGACGAGTCGGGAACGGCCTTCGGTGAGGCCTACGTGCCTGCGGCGACGGAGGGCACCAACGCCTTCACTACGTTCGCCGAGGGACTCGACGACATCAAGGTGAATCTCGACGCCTCGGCCGAGCAGTGGGATGCCGACGACCTCGCCGCCGAACAGGCATTCAGCCGACAGGCTGAGGGCCTGGGCTACTGA
- a CDS encoding WXG100 family type VII secretion target, with protein sequence MGMELPESLQWVASVALGADWPESDEDKLRELGAAWSTAGTDVASVLETAGSAASAAVGTMQGDTAEQFQAYWDEFAEHLGQLTELSEQLSTGCDEMALEVEHAKISIYVALAALAIQIIALLAAAAASFGTASAGIPVAQLATQFTIRQILIKLLQNILLSVATNLVTDYGIQAFQMARGDRSTFDNSNFGNHVVNGVVAGIGQTAGGAVSGFIPSGASRSFGGAALQGAASGAAGGAVGGAVDFVGQGVTQGQWDPRNIVGGAITGSVGGAQGGMAGRTDALSASTRGEGGYSTPANNPAHAREVLENDLNWRVGNHTPEGAPNPYGSRVREDVGDIGAAVTDQAGRHKPQNDDKENSLPSGD encoded by the coding sequence ATGGGAATGGAACTACCCGAGTCGTTGCAGTGGGTGGCCTCGGTCGCGCTCGGCGCGGACTGGCCGGAGAGCGACGAGGACAAGCTCCGCGAGCTGGGCGCGGCCTGGTCCACGGCGGGCACCGACGTCGCCTCGGTGCTGGAGACCGCCGGTTCGGCTGCTTCGGCCGCCGTCGGGACGATGCAGGGGGATACCGCCGAACAGTTCCAGGCCTACTGGGACGAGTTCGCGGAGCACCTCGGGCAGCTCACCGAGCTGTCCGAGCAGCTGTCCACCGGCTGCGACGAGATGGCGTTGGAGGTCGAGCACGCCAAGATCAGCATCTACGTCGCGCTGGCCGCGTTGGCGATTCAGATCATCGCGCTGCTCGCGGCGGCTGCGGCGAGTTTCGGCACCGCCTCGGCAGGCATTCCGGTCGCCCAGCTCGCCACGCAGTTCACCATCCGACAGATCCTGATCAAGCTGTTGCAGAACATCCTGCTCAGCGTGGCCACCAACCTGGTCACCGACTACGGCATCCAGGCCTTCCAGATGGCCAGGGGCGACCGCTCCACGTTCGACAACAGCAACTTCGGCAACCACGTCGTCAACGGTGTCGTCGCGGGCATCGGCCAGACCGCGGGCGGCGCCGTCAGCGGCTTCATCCCCTCGGGCGCCAGCCGGAGCTTCGGCGGGGCGGCGTTGCAGGGTGCGGCGTCCGGGGCTGCGGGCGGCGCGGTCGGCGGTGCCGTCGACTTCGTCGGCCAGGGCGTGACGCAGGGCCAGTGGGACCCCCGCAACATCGTCGGCGGTGCGATCACCGGCAGCGTCGGCGGAGCGCAGGGCGGCATGGCGGGCCGGACCGACGCCCTGTCGGCGTCGACCCGAGGCGAGGGCGGCTACAGCACGCCTGCGAACAACCCTGCGCACGCGCGGGAGGTCTTGGAGAACGACCTCAACTGGCGGGTGGGCAACCACACCCCCGAGGGTGCCCCCAACCCCTACGGCAGCCGGGTCCGGGAGGACGTCGGCGACATCGGCGCTGCGGTCACCGACCAGGCAGGCAGGCACAAGCCGCAGAACGATGACAAGGAGAACTCGCTGCCGTCCGGTGACTGA
- a CDS encoding TetR/AcrR family transcriptional regulator: MGQRDDLLAGARQCLIEKGYAHTTARDIVAVTGANLASIGYHFGTKDALLNAAVMETFTEWGSSIEGAAAFLPGTTPESRLEAFLTGLLATAPEQRSMMVASTQALAQAEFAPDVREQLAATFVKVRSDLAAMVLGVAPDVVTQEQARTTGSLALTLINGAMSQWLVDAAAAPRAGELVEAIRSLAGSSPRG; this comes from the coding sequence ATGGGACAGCGAGACGACCTGTTGGCCGGGGCGCGTCAGTGCCTGATCGAGAAGGGCTACGCCCACACGACCGCGCGGGACATCGTCGCCGTCACCGGAGCGAACCTCGCCTCCATCGGGTACCACTTCGGCACCAAGGACGCGCTGCTCAACGCGGCCGTCATGGAGACGTTCACCGAGTGGGGCAGCTCCATCGAGGGCGCCGCCGCGTTCCTGCCGGGCACCACGCCGGAGTCCCGCCTCGAGGCTTTCCTGACCGGCCTGCTGGCGACCGCTCCTGAACAGCGGTCGATGATGGTGGCGAGCACTCAGGCCCTTGCCCAGGCCGAATTCGCCCCCGACGTGCGCGAGCAGCTGGCGGCGACCTTCGTCAAGGTCCGCAGTGACCTGGCCGCCATGGTGCTCGGGGTGGCACCAGACGTCGTGACGCAGGAGCAGGCCCGCACGACCGGCTCGTTGGCCCTGACCCTGATCAACGGCGCCATGTCGCAGTGGCTGGTCGACGCAGCGGCGGCGCCGAGGGCCGGAGAGCTGGTCGAGGCGATACGCAGTCTCGCCGGGTCGTCGCCGCGAGGATGA
- a CDS encoding dTDP-4-dehydrorhamnose 3,5-epimerase family protein, whose amino-acid sequence MKARELTVEGAFEFSPDVFPDERGEFVSHYQEPAFVAALGHPLFPIAQVSQSRSRRGVLRGIHFTRTPPGTAKYVHCPQGSALDFVVDLRLGSPTFGRWDTVALNSTDYRGVYFPPGVGHAFVALEDDTLIHYLLSENYSPGNELALSPFDPEIGLELPERLPVIQSERDRAALSLAEARAQGLLPDHAACLEIQQGYRVS is encoded by the coding sequence ATGAAGGCGCGGGAACTCACCGTCGAGGGAGCCTTCGAGTTCAGTCCCGACGTCTTCCCCGACGAACGAGGCGAGTTCGTCTCGCACTATCAGGAGCCCGCGTTCGTGGCGGCGCTCGGTCATCCGCTGTTCCCGATCGCGCAGGTCAGTCAGAGCCGGTCCCGCCGGGGCGTGCTGCGCGGCATCCACTTCACCAGGACACCGCCGGGCACGGCGAAATACGTCCACTGTCCGCAGGGCAGCGCGCTGGACTTCGTCGTCGATCTCCGGCTCGGCTCGCCGACCTTCGGTCGGTGGGACACCGTCGCGCTGAACTCCACGGACTACCGAGGCGTGTACTTCCCACCGGGCGTGGGCCACGCCTTCGTGGCGCTGGAGGACGACACGCTGATCCACTATCTGTTGTCCGAGAACTATTCGCCGGGCAACGAACTCGCCCTGTCGCCGTTCGATCCCGAGATCGGACTGGAGCTGCCCGAGCGGCTGCCCGTGATCCAGTCCGAGCGGGACCGCGCTGCCCTGTCGTTGGCCGAGGCCCGGGCACAGGGCCTGCTGCCCGATCACGCCGCGTGTCTGGAGATCCAGCAGGGCTATCGCGTGTCGTGA
- a CDS encoding NDP-hexose 2,3-dehydratase family protein: protein MSAPSRPSARARIAEPLSIGGVQFADVTEFHRWFAGVADRTHMTVERLGLAELTGWAQDEATGIIRHHSGKFFSVESLDVRVTSGPVPQWSQPIINQPEVGILGILIKDFDGVPHCLMQAKHEPGNHNGLQLSPTVQATKSNYTRVHGGRSVPYLDYFRNPAAADVIADTRQSEQGSWFYRKRNRNMIVQVPENGAAADDLTLEDGFCWLTLGQVYELLRVPDLVNMDARTVLACLPFAGVDVVVSDNAPAEQTACLTSAVGASTDFESALARSRVAERGLHTTGDVLSWITDTRIRTDLHAERGPLAELRGWQHDGARIFHETGRFFDVIGVGVDAGGREIASWTQPMIEQIGTGVVAFLVKPIDGVLHVLMHARTEPGYTDVTELAPTVQCVPQNYDVLPAAARPPFLDEVLDAAPERIRFDTILSEEGGRFFGARNRYLVVETDLEALPAQGDYRWLTLHQLAELMRHSFYLNVQARSLVVCLRSLATASPGPRGAY from the coding sequence ATGTCAGCCCCTTCTCGTCCGTCGGCGCGAGCGAGGATCGCCGAGCCGCTGAGCATCGGGGGAGTCCAGTTCGCGGACGTCACGGAGTTTCATCGATGGTTCGCCGGGGTGGCCGACCGCACGCACATGACGGTGGAGCGGCTCGGGCTGGCCGAGCTGACCGGGTGGGCGCAGGACGAGGCCACGGGCATCATCCGGCACCACAGCGGGAAGTTCTTCAGCGTCGAGAGCCTGGACGTCCGGGTCACCAGCGGCCCGGTGCCGCAGTGGTCGCAGCCGATCATCAACCAGCCCGAGGTGGGCATCCTCGGCATCCTGATCAAGGACTTCGACGGCGTGCCGCACTGCCTGATGCAGGCCAAGCACGAACCGGGCAACCACAACGGTCTCCAGCTGTCGCCGACCGTGCAGGCGACCAAGAGCAACTACACGCGAGTCCACGGCGGACGCTCGGTCCCCTACCTGGACTACTTCCGCAACCCGGCCGCCGCCGACGTCATCGCCGACACCCGCCAGTCGGAACAGGGCTCGTGGTTCTACCGCAAACGCAATCGCAACATGATCGTCCAGGTGCCTGAGAACGGCGCTGCCGCCGACGACCTCACCCTGGAGGACGGCTTCTGCTGGCTGACCCTCGGCCAGGTCTACGAGCTGCTCAGAGTTCCCGACCTGGTGAACATGGACGCCAGGACCGTGCTGGCCTGCCTGCCGTTCGCGGGCGTCGACGTCGTCGTCTCGGACAACGCCCCGGCGGAGCAGACGGCCTGCCTGACCTCGGCCGTCGGGGCGAGCACCGACTTCGAGTCGGCCTTGGCGCGGTCTCGGGTGGCCGAGCGCGGCCTGCACACGACCGGTGACGTGTTGAGCTGGATCACCGACACGCGCATCCGCACCGATCTGCACGCCGAGCGGGGTCCGCTGGCCGAGCTACGCGGATGGCAGCACGACGGTGCCAGGATCTTCCATGAGACGGGCCGGTTCTTCGACGTCATCGGGGTCGGCGTCGACGCGGGCGGCCGGGAGATCGCGAGCTGGACTCAGCCGATGATCGAGCAGATCGGCACCGGGGTGGTCGCGTTCCTGGTGAAGCCGATCGACGGGGTGCTGCACGTGCTGATGCACGCGCGCACCGAACCCGGATACACCGATGTGACGGAGCTGGCGCCCACGGTGCAGTGCGTGCCGCAGAACTACGACGTGCTGCCCGCCGCCGCCCGCCCGCCGTTCCTCGACGAGGTCCTCGACGCGGCACCGGAGAGGATCAGGTTCGACACGATCCTCTCCGAGGAAGGCGGACGCTTCTTCGGCGCCCGCAACCGCTACCTCGTGGTGGAGACCGACCTCGAGGCCCTGCCGGCGCAGGGTGACTATCGGTGGCTCACCCTGCACCAGCTCGCCGAGTTGATGCGGCACAGCTTCTATCTCAACGTGCAGGCACGCAGCCTGGTCGTGTGCCTGCGGAGTCTGGCTACAGCATCTCCAGGACCTCGCGGAGCGTACTGA